Below is a window of Rhodoglobus vestalii DNA.
CCACGAATGGGTGCGCCGTCATTGATGACGACGGAGTAACCGCCCGCCTCAGTGATCGTGGGGCTATCAGCCGGGTCGGTAAAGATCGCGCCGGTCGAGAGGGCGAACTCGCGCGCAATGCCGCGAATCGACATGGCATAGCCGCGATCGGGAGTGACATTCACTTCTACCGCGAAGTCATCCAAACCGAGCAGTTCGATTGCATCAGCACCCACTTCGGGATCAAGCCCGAATGTTGACAGAACTAGGATGCCATCGTGATCGTCGCCGAGACCGAGTTCACGGGTCGAGGCGATCATTCCGTCAGAGACGTGGCCGTAGGTCTTGCGCGCAGCAATCGGGAATGGTCCGGGAAGCACCGAACCAGGAAGCGTCACAACAACCTTGTCACCGACAGCAAAGTTGTGGGCGCCACAGACGATACCGCGCGGTTCGGCTTCGCCAACATCCACCTGGCACCAGTTGATCGTCTTGCCGTTGCTCTGCGGCTCACCAATAAATTCGAGAACCTGACCGACAACGACCGGTCCCGAAATCTCGAAATCGTGAACATCTTCTTCTTCGAAGCCGACCTTCACGAGGGCGGCATGAACCTGCTCGTGGGTAATATCTGCGGGGATCTCAACGAATTCCCGCAACCAACTCATGGGAACTTTCATCAGATCACCATTCCAAACTGCTGGGAGAAGCGAATATCGCCCTCAACCATGTCGCGCATGTCATTCATCTCGTTGCGGAACTGGAGTGTGCGCTCGATTCCCATTCCAAAAGCGAAGCCCTGATATTCCTCGGGATCAATGCCGGCGGCACGCAGAACGTTGGGGTTGACCATCCCGCAGCCACCCCATTCGACCCAGCGGGCACCACCCTTCGCGCCCGGCTGCCAGACATCCATTTCTGCGCTCGGCTCCGTAAAGGGAAAGTAGTTGGGGCGCAGGCGAATCTGGGCGCCCTCACCGAACATCGCCCGCGCAAGGTGCTCCAGCGTGCCGCGCAGATGGGCCATCGTGAGGCCCTTGTCGATCGCGATACCCTCCAGCTGGTGGAACACCGGTGTGTGCGTCGCGTCAAGCTCATCAGTTCGGAACACGCGTCCGGGCGCTACAACGTAGACCGGGAGCGGGCGCTCAAGAAGAGAGCGGATCTGAACCGGGCTCGTGTGGGTGCGCAGCAGAAGATGCGACTCGATCGGATCGACGAAAAAGGTATCTTGCATCGCGCGTGCCGGGTGATCTTCATCGAAGTTGAGCGCGTCGAAGTTGAACCACTCGTTTTCGAGCTCTGGCCCTTCGGCCACTTCCCAGCCCATTCCGACGAAAAGGTCGCTCATGTGTTCCATGAGCAGACTGAGCGGATGCCGGGCACCCTTCACGTAACGAGTGGCGACGGCGGTAACATCCATAGCTTCAGCCGCAAGCTTCGCGTCTTCTTCGGCGACGGCCAGCTCGGCTTCGCGCG
It encodes the following:
- the pheS gene encoding phenylalanine--tRNA ligase subunit alpha yields the protein MSEPTPITEPAVTAAVETALAAIDSAATMADLKAVRTAHLGEASPLAALNAQMKNVPPADRAASGKLIGGARSRVGAAFSAREAELAVAEEDAKLAAEAMDVTAVATRYVKGARHPLSLLMEHMSDLFVGMGWEVAEGPELENEWFNFDALNFDEDHPARAMQDTFFVDPIESHLLLRTHTSPVQIRSLLERPLPVYVVAPGRVFRTDELDATHTPVFHQLEGIAIDKGLTMAHLRGTLEHLARAMFGEGAQIRLRPNYFPFTEPSAEMDVWQPGAKGGARWVEWGGCGMVNPNVLRAAGIDPEEYQGFAFGMGIERTLQFRNEMNDMRDMVEGDIRFSQQFGMVI